The nucleotide window CTTACGCGCGCCTTTagatgtaaacaaacagatatacacgtatgcatacgtAGATGAACTTGCAAACACAAATAAGTTTAGACgaatacatatacacttgcaactacagaaacatacatatacgcgtatacatacatacaatcacgcacacacacacgcacacacacacacacacacacacacacacacacacacacacacacacacacacacacacacacacacacatacttacgcagTGTGGTTACATTTTAAAAGCTAGGACTAACCACACAGACGTGTCTATAAAGGCAAAATTGCAGGTAATGTTATCGCCGTCTCCGCCCAAGCACCTTCATCATTGTGGTGAACTTGTCCCAATAAAAGCTTCCTTTTTATAAcactcgtccctttccctctcgatcCGGGCCTTCCTTGCCGCCCTTACCTTCAGCCCCGCCCGCGTGCCCGCCCACCTTCAGTATTTATGCCTGAAAATGACCTTTCTGCCCACGAGTCGGCTCACTACCCTTAGTAGTTCTAGTTGAGTATTTGATCAGATtttcgcgtgtgtgtgcgaggaTATATCTAGGTCTTGTTATCAGTATGGTTTGATGTTTCAATATAGGTTAATTCATTGGTAGATATGATGTGTTGAAATTGAAGTCTGACGATTGTTCCTTCgatctgtgtattttttcttcattttatcattatatagctTTAAGAAAATTGTTAGGAACGTTCTTGGTCAGTCTTATTTTTCCTCACTTTTCGATTGTCTTAATTCACCTTAGTTCCTTTTGATTTACATTtagcttcttccttttcgttaatTCATTGTAAAATAATActcaggaaattttttttttttttttttttaaagctttctgAGTGTCCTACTTCACCCTAAGCATTTTACCCCAAGCGAAATCTTTCTGTTCATTAAATCATCATAAAATAGTCTTCAGAAATATAATATCCAAGAATAGAATTTTCCTAACCCTTTTTGGAAAGAAACGAATAGTCTTAAATCACCCTAAGCTCTTCCCCCCAGAGCGAAATCCCCCCGGTCTTCGCAGAGACGTCTCAGCCGACCGCCAGAGCCATCCATCGCGGGAGGACCACATTTTACCTTCCGCAGTGAAAGACCCGACAAGAAGTGGCAGTAAGTTGTCACTCCAAGAAAACCATTATTATTCCAGGAGAATTAATGGCGACAAAAACGAGGGGGACGCCCAGGCAGAAGAATCCCCTCAGTCTGTCCGGAGATACCAGGACATACCAGGGCCTACCAGGACATACCATGACCTACCAGGACATACCAGCATAGACAATTTATGCACGAACGTTTTATAAGGACCAGGGACATGCAATGGACGTTCATATCTGCTGGTACAAGATAAAAGAGGCGAACATCTGTGAAAACAGTTAGACAtttgtgtaaatgaataaatgaaacgaTATTCACGTGGACTTGCGTAGATAAGGACATAAAAAAAGACACCTGCGGTAGCCTGGTAAATCAAGTGTGTCCTCAAAGAGCCTCTGAATGGGCACGCCGATCCACCATCACCGGTAATTTATACAGCCGTTAATGTGCTTGCATTTCCTGAATTTGAGAAAGATGTGTTGGCGAGGAAAAGGGTTTGAAAGGGAAGTAAGCATGAATTACCATGTGTAGATCTGTGTCTAGTCATGGCGTATGAAAGCGTGGAATATTGGTATTTGTCTAGTATATCGGGCAGTTAGAACCCAGAAAGGAAaactgcacgtgtgtgtgtgtgtgtgtgtgtgtgtgtgtttgtgtgtgtgtgtgtgtgtgtgtgtgtgtgtgtgtgtgtgtgtgtgtgtgcagtatgtgtgtatgtatatatatatatatatatatatatatatatatgtatatatatatatatatatatgtatatatatatacatacatacatatatacatatatatatacatacatttatatatatatatatatatatatatatatatatgcatatatgtgtgcatttgtgtgtgtgtgtgtgcgtgtgcatattgtgtatatatatgtatatatatatatatatatatatgtgtgtgtgtgtgtgtgtgtgtgtgtgtgtgtgtgtgtgtgtatgtagatatatatgtatggatagatatatagataagcatatatatatatatatatatatatgcatatatattcatatacatatctatctatatatatatatatgtatatatgtataaatatatatgcatacattttcttatgtatatatatatatatatatatatatatagatatagatatatatatgtatatatatatatatattatatatatatatattacatttatatatatattatatatatattatatatatatattacatatatatatatatatatattatatatatatattacatgtaaaatattatatatatatatacacatgtataaaaaagACAAAGCCTAGAAATTGGGAGAACAGGTGTATGTGTTAGCTAAAAGAAACTCTTTATCCCAGACAGAAAATTATTCAAaaacatatctgtatattatacatGCTGGTTTGTAGTTGCCGTTAGCTAATGTGTCGTTTTAAAAGACTAGAATCCCCTCACATGAACCCAAAATATTCAAGGGACAAGAATGTCATTTCCCATAATATACTAACATTTGGGacaccattatcagtatcctttAGTTTCAAGATTTAACGGAATGCTTTCTTGCAAAGAAACCTGCTATGTTATCCGGACTTCTTGTGACGACAGTGAACACCGTCCAATGATTGGTCAAGAATGAAAGAAGTTCACTCACCTGAGTGGCCGGAGCGCGGCGAGGGGCGGAGCCTGTACcgagggggcggggcggaggcGGGGTCATCGAAGCTGGCCGAGAGGCAGGGTACGTCGGCCATTATCTGCCGTGGTGGAGGCCGCCCCGACACGGTCGCGTCGCTCGCACGGATTTGCACGCGTTCTTCGgcactcgctcgcttgctctccacCTGACACTGACTGGCGAAGGCGCTGGAGACTGGAAAAGATATTTTCTTCTATTGTGGAGTGCAAGAGCTTCATTAAGTGTAGAAAAGTACTTTGTTCTTTGCATTTCCATCGTTGTGGTATTTTTACATGCAAGTACAGGTGTGCGACCCAGCAGGGCTCGTTGCGTTCTCGGTGTGATActtttgtggttgtgttgtgaCGCCAGACTGTGCAGTGTTGCGTAGGGGCACGTGCCCGGTGATGGGCGTGACGCCCTGCTAGAATACCATGGTGCTGGTGGTTGGGGCCTCCGACGTCGCGATGTTCCCCGCCGCCAACCGGCCGCCGCCGCACTCGGTGGTGGCCCAGCAGAGCCCCGCCGGATACTTCGGCTACTACCCCCAGCAggctcctcaccatcaccaccaccaccacccccaccaataCCCTCCCCCGGACCTCAACTGCAACCTGCAGCCTTTCATGACGGGCCAGTTCACGGACGGGCTGCAGGGCGGCGCGTGGCACAACACGGCCATGTACATGCCGCCGCCGCACCACACCGCCGCCGCCCCGCAGTGCCAGCAGCGATCGCCGCACGGCTACGAGGACTGGGGCGTCCCTCCCTTGCACCACACGGGCCCCACGGGCGCCGCGTCCCCCTTGCCGCACCCGCCCACCCTGTCGTCCAGCGCCGGGGGCCTGCAACACCCGCCACACACGCCCTCGCCGTGCGCGCCCGGGGCCACCGTGCAGCCGGGCCCGGGCTCGCCCACCTTCGGCCACTACCCGAAATTGACCCCCGTGGGCGCGCCGCCCGACTTCGGCAGCGACGGAGGCCTTGGCGGCGGCGGCGCACAGTCCCCAAATGAAGGCGTGCTGCCGCCCCATAGCGACGGAGCGGCCGACGCCGGatcgccgcccaccgcccacgcGCCGTCATCGCGCCCGCAGCAGGTGCGATCCCCGTACGAATGGATGAAAAAGCCTTCGTATCAAGCGCAACCCAACTCAGGTAAGAATGCATGGCGCCAAGTCAATGTCCCTAAAATACCTATATAAAAGCAGCCATCCAAAAAGTCACCTGAAGAAGTAGTTTACCTGTGTCAAGTCGTGTGCATTAGCATAAGTGGCTCTCGAAAAAAATCGCCGAGCTCCGTGTCGACAGCGACTGTGACATGACGTTGCCAGCAGTCAAGGCGCTGTTCCCTGTTTAATCTCTTTCTCCTGTTAATTAACCATAAGCGGAGGATCCAGTAGCAGATCAGGTGACAGTGCGTTTGTTTTTGCTATCTTTACCGTTATGATATTATGGACAAACGTCCATTTCAGATATGTAACCCGTAGCTCTGGAAGAACTGTTTGGATATGTGCGTATAATAGAAAGTTATTGTCAtaagtaatgtgtgtatatgtgtgtgtgtgtgtatatatatatatatatatatatatatatatatatatatatatacatatatatattatatatatacatatgtatatatttatttatatatatatatagatatatatatgcatatatctatatatatgtatttatttgtttatatatatacacacatatatattttttaaacatatattatatatattacatatattttatatatatatatatacacatatatatgtatatatatacatatggtagaaaaacctacaatgtaaaacaagatttattgaaagtgagacaacagtttcggaatccacctggattccatcctcaggtctgaggatggaatccaggtggattccgaaactgttgtctcactttcaataaatcttgttttatattgtgggtttttctaccatagtatcaacacggtagagtgttttcaccatttatgtatatgtgtaaatatatatatatatatatatatatatatatatattatatgtgtttgtgctctAAGAATTGCAAACTTCACATGTTATTATGAGTATTTCACCAATGACTTCTGTGACTAAAAATCTGTTAGTGCCATGTAATGGTACATGATCACAACAACGAGTATGAAAATAGTAATCCTAGATTTTTGCTTGCGATAagccaagacaaaaaaaaaaacttgctattAATCGCAAAGGTTTAATTGATTGTGCGTAATGATAAGCGCTTAAGGAATTGTTACTGCATCATAAGCTAGATATGCTAATCTCTGCGATATCAGTGAATTATGTCTTGCTAGAATTTATGCATTCATTTTTGCTTATCTTAAACTGCGCGATTGATATGTTGTTatcgtttgatatatatatatatatatatatatatatatatatatatatatatatatatatatatatatgtatatatatatatacacacacatatatatattgatatatatatatatatgtatgtatatatatatatatatatatatatatatatatatgtgtgtatatatatatatatatatatatatatacacacgtgtgtgtatgtgtgtatatatatgtatatatatatatatatatatatatatatatatatacctacgcacacacaaacacacatatctgtatgtatgtctgtgtgtgcatgtgtgtgtgtgtctatatatatatgtgtgtatatatacacacgtgaacacacaaacacacacaaacacacacacacacacacacacacacacacacacacacacacacacacacacacatacatacatacatacatacatacatacatacaaacatacacacacacacacacacacacacacacacacacacacacacacacacacacacacacacatatgtttgtgtgtgtgtgtgtgtgtgtatatatatatatatatatatagacacatatacacacgcatatatatacatatatatgtatgtatatatatatatatatatatatgtataaatatacatacatatatatgtataaatatatacatatacatacacacacacatatacaactgcCAACAATgtaatacatacagataaatagatagaaaatttgCTAGCTAAACaaacagttaaatatatatatatatatatataaatatatagatatattgatggatatttagatacaaaattatatatacatatatatatatgtatatatatatatgtatatatatgtatatatatatatatatatatatatatatatgtgatcatatattcacacacacatacacacgcatatatatatatatatatatatatatatatatatatatatatatataatataataaaatatatatatataatatatacatataatatatatatgatatatatataatatatatgatatatatataatatatataatatatatataatatatatatatataatatatatataatatatatatataatatatatatataatatatatataatatatatatataaatatatatatattatatatattatatatatattatatatattatatatataatatatattttatatatattatatatatataaatgaatacacacacatacatagagacatgctctcatatatgtagatatatatatacatatatctatctgtctatctatctatctatctatctacatatatatataaatatatatatacatatatatgtgtgtgtgtgtatgtacgtatatatatatatatatatatatatatatatatatatatatgtatatatatgcatatatatatacatttatatatatatatatatatatatatatatgtgtgtgtgtgtgtgtgtgtgtgtgtgtgtgtgtgtgtgtgtgtgtgtgtgatgtgtgtgtgtatgtatgtatgtatgtatatgtatgtgtatatatatatatatatatatatatatatgtatatatataaatgtgtatgtgtgtgtgtgtgcttatatgtatatataatcagacTACGCTTAATGTCACAAAAGAGATAGCATGAGTTATACTAGCTCCGCAGTTGATGAAAGTGAATGATAGTTTGGAAGTTCTCGGAAATACCCGAAATGATACTTTAAAACCTTCgtatgaattaatagataagaaaaggaaaaaggttttACGATAGCATTAGTCCGTGCGTATTATTTGACCTAAAGCACTTTGCTTTTGGTCGCTGATACACAGAGCATTAAAAGCATAAGCGGTTTCCTGAGGAATGGTGATAAAGAACTGCActtataatcagaaaaaaaaagttaagtaatCGTCAAACTGTTTTACGTCGATATGATATCACTGTTTATGCAATCACccaaaaaagaagatagaaatttATCTGCGTTCCAATGGCTCTTATATAAtg belongs to Penaeus chinensis breed Huanghai No. 1 chromosome 4, ASM1920278v2, whole genome shotgun sequence and includes:
- the LOC125024992 gene encoding homeobox protein CDX-1-like → MVLVVGASDVAMFPAANRPPPHSVVAQQSPAGYFGYYPQQAPHHHHHHHPHQYPPPDLNCNLQPFMTGQFTDGLQGGAWHNTAMYMPPPHHTAAAPQCQQRSPHGYEDWGVPPLHHTGPTGAASPLPHPPTLSSSAGGLQHPPHTPSPCAPGATVQPGPGSPTFGHYPKLTPVGAPPDFGSDGGLGGGGAQSPNEGVLPPHSDGAADAGSPPTAHAPSSRPQQVRSPYEWMKKPSYQAQPNSDGAFLDTDGMMMKGKTRTKDKYRVVYSDHQRLELEKEFHYSRYITIRRKSELASMLGLSERQVKIWFQNRRAKERKQMKKRDELMQKEKLETAQYHAPTVTPVPPMPPMHAHVSSAQHLPTSKPLMMDVKPVLGLD